In one window of Leifsonia sp. NPDC080035 DNA:
- a CDS encoding DNA-3-methyladenine glycosylase I, whose amino-acid sequence MSTTDTDAASPASASPTAESRTRDALVVGEDGLARCSWSASDAEYRRYHDEEWGRPQHDPRALYEKMCLEGFQAGLSWITILRRRPAFREVFHGFDPESVARMTERDVERLLQDERVIRHRGKIEATISNARAVLALDVPLEELMWGFAPAATPTRPRAWSEVPAVTPESTAMSKELRKRGFRFVGPTTMYALMQSTGMVDDHFEGCFRA is encoded by the coding sequence ATGAGCACGACCGACACCGACGCCGCTTCCCCGGCGTCCGCCTCCCCCACCGCCGAATCGCGCACCCGCGACGCCCTCGTCGTCGGCGAGGACGGTCTCGCCCGGTGCTCGTGGTCCGCGAGCGACGCCGAGTACCGCCGCTACCACGACGAGGAGTGGGGCCGGCCGCAGCACGACCCACGCGCGCTCTACGAGAAGATGTGCCTCGAGGGCTTCCAGGCGGGGCTCTCCTGGATCACCATCCTCCGGCGGCGCCCGGCGTTCCGGGAGGTCTTCCACGGCTTCGATCCCGAGTCCGTGGCTCGCATGACGGAGCGGGATGTCGAGCGCCTGCTGCAGGACGAGCGGGTCATCCGGCACCGGGGCAAGATCGAGGCGACGATCTCGAACGCGCGCGCGGTGCTCGCGCTCGACGTACCGCTGGAGGAGTTGATGTGGGGCTTCGCGCCGGCCGCCACCCCGACGCGTCCACGGGCCTGGTCCGAGGTCCCGGCGGTGACGCCCGAATCCACCGCGATGAGCAAGGAGCTGCGCAAGCGGGGCTTCCGTTTCGTCGGCCCGACGACCATGTACGCGCTCATGCAGTCCACCGGAATGGTCGACGACCACTTCGAGGGCTGCTTCCGCGCCTGA
- a CDS encoding methylated-DNA--[protein]-cysteine S-methyltransferase has protein sequence MSSSIAYLLRTPSPIGRIELTSDGEAVTSLAIARGGVLPNDEHPETSTAVLDDAAAQLAEYFSGERRSFDIPVHLQGTPFRTAVWERLASLEYGSLTTYGELGLSLGHPGYGRAIGGAVGANPVPIIIGCHRVLSSSGKITGYSGGDGIPTKLWLLEHEGITLAA, from the coding sequence ATGAGCAGTTCCATCGCCTACCTTCTCCGGACGCCGAGCCCCATCGGCCGTATCGAGCTGACGAGCGACGGCGAAGCCGTCACGTCGCTCGCCATCGCACGCGGCGGCGTGCTCCCGAACGACGAGCACCCCGAGACGAGCACCGCCGTCCTCGACGACGCCGCGGCTCAGCTCGCCGAGTACTTCTCCGGCGAACGGCGCTCGTTCGACATCCCCGTGCACCTGCAGGGCACCCCCTTCCGCACGGCGGTCTGGGAGCGGCTCGCCTCGCTCGAGTACGGCAGCCTCACCACCTACGGCGAACTCGGCCTCTCACTCGGTCACCCGGGTTACGGCCGCGCGATCGGAGGGGCCGTCGGAGCGAACCCGGTCCCGATCATCATCGGCTGCCACCGGGTGCTCTCCTCCAGCGGCAAGATCACCGGCTACAGCGGCGGCGACGGCATCCCGACCAAGCTGTGGCTGCTCGAGCACGAGGGGATCACGCTGGCCGCATGA